A region of the Deltaproteobacteria bacterium genome:
CCCAGACCCTGCCCGACGACCCGAACTATGCGTTCTGCCCAAGCTACGAACTCGGCGACGAGCCGCAACAGATCCGCATCGTCTTCGAGGGCATGGACGGCTACGTGCCGACCGCGCTTGTCGCCCTGGACATCGATGCCGCCGAGCGGCTGTGCGACCGCCTGAACGCCAGGCTCGGACACTCAAGGGAGGACTGGACCGCGCTCGCGGCCCGCTCCATGTGCGCCGGAAGCCCCGAGACCGGCAACGACTCCTGCCACTGAACCCCGGGCGGGCCGGGTTGCTTCGCCGCAGGCTCGCCATCCTCGAACTCGCCGAAGCACCTTCCTTGCCGCGCCGCATCCCGCGCAGCACTTGACCGCCACTTCGGCCCGACCCTGGGCGCCGGGCGAACGATCACGGGAGCCGCCGAACAGCGATCCGCATTGCCGTCAAGGCCGGCATTTCCGCTGAATCCGGGCGCGACGCCGCCACGTGCGGTTCTCCGAGCGCCCGGGGGCAATCCCCGGGGCCGGAGCCTCTCCCTGGAGCCGGGGGAAAGCGTTCGCGGGGCGAACGCCCGGAAGGAGAGGGAGAAGGTCTCCCTCGCGCAGGCCGGGCACGGCAAGCAGCAAAGGAGGCACGGCCATGTTCCCTACCGACTTCGACTTCGAGGAAACCCTCACAGGCAGCGACCTGCTCGCAGAGATCGGGCTCAACCCCGGCGCCGTCCGGGACGTCATCGACGACGAGCACGCCAGGAGCTGTCCGGACCCCCGGGATGCGGCCGGCGGAGATCCTCTCACCGTCACCGCTGCGCTGATCGCCGGAACGGAGTGAAAGGGGGGCCTGAGAGAAGTGAACGGAAGGGGGCCGGGGAGGGAGGACTCCGGTCCCCAGACGCTCGTCAACCATCGTCATTAACCAGGAAGGAGAACCATCATGAGCTTTGGTCTGAGTGGGGACGGAGTCCTACACCGAATTTGTGGATAGATATCAGGCGCTTGCGGAGTCCGGGCAAAAACCTCCAGCGTCGAGTCATCACCATGCCAACACGGCGCTCAGACGAGGCCGCATTCGCTCCGAGGCTCCCGTGCAAGCAGGCTTGGAACTACAACAGTTTGACCAGGGTGACGATCAGACCGCCCTGGGCGATCAGTGCGCCAAACAGCCATTTCAGAAGATCCGCCTTCACCGCCTCTATGCTGGCTCTGGTTTCCTGCCGCAGGGCCTCGATATTGGCCTTGGTCTCCTGTCGCAGGGCATCCATGCCGGCCTCGACCCTGGCAATGTCGGCCTTGATCGCGGCGATATCGGTCTTGGTGGCGAGATTGGTGTTGAGGAAGGCGACATGCTCCTCGGCGAGAGTCTCGGCCTGCTTCTCGGTGAAGCCGCTCTCGGTGAGACGCTTGACAAAGCGATGAGTGTCGAAGGCAATAGCCTCGGCCATGCTTGGACCATAGCAACTCCACTAGCGCGGGACAAGGAAAATCGCCCTCCGACCAGAGCCTCCGCTCTTGCAGCCCGCATGTGCGCATCTTGGACCGCACAGGCCGAGCACCCCGTGGCTCGGGCGGAAGGCGCCCGGCGCCTCGCCGCGCTGCCGCGCATCTACGGCATGGATCGCGTGTTCCCTCACGTCTCACCTCCGATCGGCTCCACGGCCTTCTTGTATGGTTGTCAGCCTGCGCATCCATGACATACGTGGGCGTCCCGACAGACGCCTTCGCACGAGCAAGGAGCCGTTCCCAACGATTGGCGGCACACTTGCAAGGACGGTTTCTGCACGGGCGTTCTCAAGCTGGCGGAATCTACCGGGCCGTTCTCGTCCGTGATATAGACACACGCTTCAGTCATTGAGTACTTTCGGTCTGGTCCAGAATTGAACACACCCCCTTCGACATCGCCAAACGGCGGGCGATCCAGGTATCCATCGAATTTGGCGGCGGGCACCCTGTTCGAGACCAAGCGAACAGGGCTGGCCAGGATCCTGTTTGCGATCCTGCATCCGCGCCATGCCAAGGCGGCTTTGGTGAGCGCCGAAGCGGTCCAGTTGGTCTTCGGTTCGCGTTTCACCGACATACCCTTGGGTAATGTGGAAGCTGTCGACCTGGCGGGCGGCAGTCTCTATTCCGGCGTTCGGATCCGCCATGCCGCGGGCGATTCGCATGTTTCGGGTTTGCCTCGAACGGCCGCATTCGCTCTGGCCGATGCCCTCGAAACGGCGCGACGTGAGTGGTGGCGACGTACGCTTGCGCCGCAACTCGGAAAGCTCCGCTCCGTGCATCACCGCCTAGTCGAGCTTGCTGATCCTCCGAAATACCTCAGGGCCGACGCGTTGCGCGAGCTTGAGGCCGATGCGCAAGCAGTCGCCGGCAGTTTAGCAGCGCGGTGGCCGGAAGTTCTGTCGGATGTCCCGGAGTTCCAGTTGCTGCGGGACATCCTGGATTTTCTGGAAGCACCGGCCGATGCCCGGGAGAAGGCCAACAAGGCGTTTGTCGTCAACGAGCTGGGCCGCTCGCGCGAGTTCTTCGACCAGATCGAGGCTCGCCCGCTTACGAAAGAGCAGCGCAGGGCGGTTGTCATCGACGAGCGCCGCAATCTCGTGGTCGCCGCGGCCGGGAGCGGCAAGACATCGGTCATCGTGGCCAAGACAGGGTGGCTCGTCCGAAAGGGGTATCGCAGGCCGTCCGAACTGCTTCTGTTGGCCTTCGCGCGCGACACCCGCAAGGAGATGGAAGAGCGGATGGACAAGCGTCTCGGCGCCGCGATTGCCCGCGACGTGACGGTGCGCACCTTCCACGGCCTGGGCTTGGCGATCATCGGCGAAGCCGAAGGGAAGCGCCCGGCACTCGCCGCGACCGCAGAGAACGACCGAGCGCTGTTCGAATTGCTCAAGGGAATCGTGGCCGATATGCTCGCCGACCGCGAACTCTCGACCACGGTGCGGGAATGGTTCCAGGAGGGATTCGCGCCGTACAAGAGCGCGCACGAGTTCAGGAACTGGGGCGAGTACCACGACTACATCCGCAAGTTCGACATACGTTCGCTGAAGGGCGAAACCGTCCGCAGCTTCGAGGAGTGCGAGATCGCGAACTTCCTCTATCTCAACGGGGTCGCCTACGAGTACGAAGCGCCCTACGAGCACGATCTGGCGACCTCGGAGAAACGCCAGTACAGGCCAGACTTCCATCTTCCCGAACACCGCATCTATATCGAGCACTTCGGGATCGACGCCGCCGGAAACACGGCGCCTTTTGTCGATCGGGAGCAATATCAACGGGAAATGGCGTGGAAGCGTGGCGTCCATGCCGAGCACGGCACCGTCCTGATCGAAACCTTCAGTCACGAACACACTGACGGCAGGCTGCTCCGCAACCTGACGGACAAGCTTGCGGCCCATGATGTGGAGCTTTCACCGATACCGCGGGAGGATGTGTTCGCCGCTCTCGAACAACAGGGGCGGATCGATCCGTTCACGCGGCTGGTTGCGACCTTCCTGCAGCACTTCAAGGGCAGTCGGATATCCTTTGCCGACATCGAGGGACGCGCCGGCGCCCATCGGGACAGGGAGCGGGCGCAGGCTTTCCTTGCGGTGTTCCGGCCGATATTCGAGCGCTACCAGGAAGCGCTGGCCCGCTCGGGGGAGATCGACTTCCACGACATGATCAACCGTGCGACCAGTCTTGTGGAGGAAGGACGTTACCGCAGCCCGTTCGGATACATCCTGGTGGACGAGTTCCAGGATATTTCGCCGTCCCGCGCGCAGTTGCTGAAGGCGCTCCTCGACAGCACGCCGGGCGCCCAGTTGTTCGCGGTCGGCGACGATTGGCAGGCAATCTACCGGTTCGGCGGCTCGGACATCGCGGTCATGCGGGAGTTCGGAGACCATTTCGGCGCGTTCGAGCGCATCGATCTCACTACCACGTTCCGCTGCTCCGACCGCATCGCTGCGGTCGCTACCGATTTCGTGCTGCGCAACCCCGCGCAAATCCGCAAGAGGGTCCGCGCGAGGCGGAAGGCGGACAGGCCCGCGGTATACGTAGGACTTCCCGGCGAGCAGAAACTCTCGCTTCTCAAAGAGACGCTCGACCGGATCGCGGAGGATGCCAGCCAGCACGACGGAACGTCGGAAGTGCTGCTGCTGGGCCGCTATCGGCATCTGCGGCCCCGCAATCTGAGCACGCTGCCAAAGCAGTATCCAGGTCTTCGCTTCACTTGGATGACCATACACCGTTCCAAGGGTCTCGAGGCCGACTATGCGGTGATCCTCGGTCTGTGTTCGGGGAAGCACGGGTTTCCCGTCGAGATAGCCGACGACCCGCTGCTCGATCTGGTGCTCGCAGCGCCCGAGGCTCATCCGAATGCCGAGGAGCGACGCCTTCTCTATGTGGCCATCACCCGGGCAAGACGGCAGGTCTTCCTGCTTGCCGATGGCGGCCCGCCGTCGGAATTCGTTTCGGAGTTGATCGACGGCGGATACGATGTCAACGTGTTCGGTCGTCCGCCGGAGGGCGATGTATCCTGTCCGCGATGCACTCGCGGACGGATTGTGCGCCGCGAAAGCACCCGCGACGGAAGCGTCTTCTATGGTTGCTCGAATTTTCCGCTTTGCGAGCAAACGGCGCGTGCTTGCCCTGCGTGCGGAAGCGGCCTTCCCGTCAGATCCGGTGAGGCTTACCGCTGCCGCGACTGCGGCGGGGAAATCGAGACCTGTCCGGTGTGCGACGGCTGGCTGAACACCAGAATGGGCCCCTACGGTCGTTTCCTCGGCTGCTCGAATTGGCCGGACTGCGACTATACGAGAAACCTGCGCAAATCGAAAAAGGGCACGGGACTCAGGTAGGGCGACAAGTATTTTGTCGAGATCGTCAGCGACTGACGCCGAACGCGCCGCGCCACCCGTCACGGTAGAACACGCCGCTTGCTTCGGGGTGTTGCGGGCCGTAGAAGCGTCCATGCATCGAGCCGTCGCTTGCGCTGAAGGCTCCCTCGTGAATCGGAATGTCAGACCAGTGGAGCGCGGCGAATGCGCTGGCGTCGGCGCTCGACAGCGTGAGATCCATGATCGGCCGCCCCAGGTCCTTGACCGTGAGCCGAGCCGAGCCGGCGGCCCGCTCGTCGCCAGCGTGAGTAATGGCGGTCATGTCGCCGGTCCACGTGGCGCTCCCGGTGACGTCGGGATCGGTGGCCTGCCAGTCGCCGAAGGAGACGGCGTCGCCGGCAGCGGTGATGCCGAAGACGCTGTGATCGAGTAGCTGTCCGTCAACGGTCACGGTGCCCCACAGGAGGCCATTGGCGAGATGCGGGATGTCGACGGTTCCCGGCGTGAAGTTGCCAGCGATGGTGTCCTCCCCTTTGAGGCGCTGGCCCCGGCGTCGGTCGGCGGGATCGACGAACACCCCCCGGTGGATGCCGCGGCGTTGGGCGCGGGCGTCGGCCTCCTCGTCGTTGTAGTCGGTCGAGTAGGCGGCCAGGGCCCACCCCTCCCGGACGAGCCATGCGTTGACGTCGACCCCACGGGCCGTACAACGGCCGACAACGCGGCCGTAGCGGTCCGAGGCTTCCCCTGTGCACGAGATATTGTCGGCGTGCGACAGGAGGGCTTGTGTGGCCGCCTCGCCGCATTCCCAGGTCTGCCCCCAGGCGCGGCAGGTCTGGTAGGACTCGGGGGCGTCGATGCCGTGAAGCCTGTAACGGATGCCGTCGATGTCGATCGTGTCAGCGTCGACGACACGGACGGCCCGCGGCGGTTCGGGAGCTTCGAGCCGCGGGGAGGAGGAGGTACCCCCTCCTCCACAGCCGGTGAGTAGGAACAGCAGGACGGGGATCAGTCGACGCATGGCTTCCGCGCCCCGCGCTCGAAGCAGCACCACTCGCCGGCGGGGTCCGCGTCCGTCGGCATCGGCTCGCCCGGCAGCCTGCACAGATCGTTGAAGTGCGACTGCGACGCCGAGCGTTCCGTCAGTTCAACCACGCGCCACTTGGCGATGAATTCCCCCGGTGTCATGGCGCCCACCGCCGCAAGGCCGTGGATGCGGGCCGGCGGCGTCCAAGGATCGCATCGGTTGACATGGCGTCGTTCATCGAGGCATGACTTCTCGTTGCCATCATGTTCCCTTCACCATGCAGCGGCCTCGCGCCGGTTGCAAGCCGCGCCTTCGGCCAGCACTCCGTGTGGAGCGGCAACATCTGCGGACCGATCCGCGCGACGCGGTGACCACCGACCGGGACACCGTCCCATGCAGCGGCCTCGACATCGTGCTGTGCGAAGTGTGCAACACTCCCTCACTTGTAGTTTGTGCCGCGCCCGGCGTCCTGTTACCTCACGCGATCAGAAGACGACGCGGAGCACGCTCATAGATCACCTGTCGGTCATCTCGCTCAAACGCCACGACGGCTCTGCCCTCGCAGCACGACCTGCGAACGTTCACCATCATTGTGTCTGAACGCCGAGCCGGTTCCGACGGGCTGGCGCCCGTTAACTTTCTCACACGCCACGCAGCAGGCTGCAGGCCCTGCCAGACGGCGCCTCGACTGCCCAGGCGTTCGCCAGAGCCGTCACGGACGCGATACATGGCCTTGGGAAAGCTGACACCAAGCTGTACCAGCGCCGTGTTTGCGTTAAACACATGCCCGGAATCTCACGGGATTTCTGTAACACGATCCGCGTTCACCAGTCGGGGTGGACCACCGGCGGAGGCGCCTTTCCCAAGGATTCGGCGTTTTCCCAAGGTGCGCATGCGCCGACAGAAGTATGGCAGATGCCAGGTTGGTTCCCCAGAGCATCGCTCCGTGCTCGTGACAGACCCGCGCAGGCCCGTGATGGCGGAACCCCCTATGGACCCATCTTCGGGCAAGCCCTGGGCGAAACCGCGCCCGTAATCTGGATGGTTCTCGCTGAGAAATGAGCTTTGGGCGTGGCCGGAAGGAAGGCTGGTGGCTCAGAGATCGAGATCCAACTCGCGCAATATTTCCTCGGGCGCCGGCATGTTTTCCCGTTCGGACTGGGGAGCGGAATCCTGCGGGTCGCCGTCCCGCTCCATCTCCGGATCCGTCCAACCCTCGCGCCCGTCGGTTCGGTCGCTCTCCCGGTCGACTTCGGGTGCGCGTTCCACACCGTCGTTCGGGCTTTCAGCCTCCCCGACTTCCAGGTCGAAAGCCACCTGACCCTCCTTTCCGACATCCAGTTCGGCCTCCTGAGCCACCGCATCGAGCGCCGCGACCCGCTCCCCGGTGACCCGTTGCAACTGATCGGCGAGCCGTTCGGGATCATCCGTGACGAGGTCGGCCGCGTCCCGCGCCCGGCTTATGGCAACGTAGAAGGACTTCTGGTTGACCAGCTCGCGGTTCCCGGCGGGCATTGCCGCAATGATTTGGTCCACCGTCCGGCCCTGAAAGGAGTGGATCGTGGCAGCCCAGGCATGGTCGATGTGACCCAGTTGAGCATCCTTGCCGCCGAGTTTGGCGGGCGTGCCGTCCTCCAGACGGAAGCGGACGCCGTCCTTGTCCAAGGATTCCACCTCGGCAACCTGTCCGTTGGTGAGATCGGAGGACGGATCGTTGCGCGTGAACCGGATACGGTCGCCGCTCCGAAGCTCCATGGTCTCGCTTCGGAACACCTCGACCCCGCCCTTGGCCGCTGCGATCCGGACAGGATTCCACTCGACCAGGTTGCCGCGATCGTCGCGGAGATGCACCCGGGAGCCCCCGGCATCGACCCGCGCGACTTGGCGTGCATCGTTCTTCTCGACGCCGAGGGTCTTGTAGCAGCGGTTGAAAATTACCGTGTCCCCGATTTCGTAGTTGCCTGATCGGGTCATCTCGGCGCGGGTGAGACCGCGCGAAACGAGCTTCCGAACCTCGTGCGCCGAGCCGTGGACCGCGCCTTCGGCGAGAAGTCTTTCCCGTATCGTCTCGTTGATCGCGTCACGTAGCGCCCTCGTCGGCGCGATCACCCCCGCGGTCTTGCGCTTCTCCGGTGACAATGCGAGCCAGCGCTCGGCCGCATCCCGGCCGAGATGCTCCGGTTCCACCCGCGTTATCCTGTCTCCAAGCTTTTCGAAGGCGATCCTCACTTCCCCTGCCAGGCTCGCCCGCACCGCTTCCTTGAGATCGACGTCGCGCTGGCGCACGATCTCATCCACCGCGGCCGTGGCCATCCCCGCGGCCTTCAACTGCGCGAAGGGCTTCCCAGCCTCCACCCCGTCGAGCTGCTTCTCGTCCCCGACCAGCACCACGCGCGGCAACCGGAGCGCTGTTGCGATGCGGAGCAGGCCCCTCATCTGCTCGCTGGACGCCAGAGAGGACTCGTCCACCACTAGCACCGTCCTGGCTTGAGCCGCGCGAAGCTCCCGGAGACTCCGGGGAGTTGCCCGGCCCTCCACGATTCCCGCATGACGGGTCAGGTAGCGTTGCAGGGTCTCGCTCCGTATTCCCGATTCCCGGCCCAAGGTTCGCGCCGCCGAGGCGGACGGCGCAAGCCCCTTCACCCGGTAGCCGGCGCTCTCCGCAAGGGACCGGAACCGGTCGAGCATCGTCGTCTTCCCGGTCCCCGCGTAGCCCTGCACTCCCACCACCCGGTCCGTTGAGGAGAGAAGGAGCTTCACGGCCTCCTTCTGACCTTCGTTGAGCCGGCCACGGTGGAGCTTGGCGGTCGCCACCCAGCCGCGCATCAGCCGCTCGCCCGCGTCCTTGCCCTCCCGCATCCGCTCGACCGTCTCCCATTCCCGCGCCACCGCCGCCTCCGTGGCCCAGTGCCTGCCGTGCTCCGGCCCGATGGCTCCGTGAAGCTTCCCGTCCCGCTCCAGCGCCTCGATGGCCCATTCCGCTTCCTGCACCGTGGCCGAGCCCGGCTCCTGCGAGAGCGTTGCAGCCAGAAGATCCGCGTGCGAGAACACCGCCTGGCGCTCCGACAGGTGCTCCACCGCCCAGTCCACCGCGCCGGTCACGAAGTACTCCTCGCCGGAAAGCAGAGCCTCCCGGCCTGCTGGCGCCCAGGTCGAGGTCTCGGGTTCTCGCTCCGCGGCCCGGTCCATGATCGGTTCGGGCGAGAACCCGAGCGATTGCGCCTGGAGATCCCAGACCTGGCGCAACTCTCCTTTGTCCACGTCGCGCTTGGCCGCCCGTGTCATGAGAGCCGCACGGTCCGCCAGGCGCTTGTCGTCGGAAGGGTCGTCGAAGCCCCGTTCCTTCATCGCCGCCTCGATCTCCGCGCGGCGGGTGGAAAAGGCCTCGATCACCTCGCGCGGAATCCCTGAGATCTCGAAGCGCCCGTCCGGGTGGGTGCGCTCCAGCTCGTAGCCAAGACGTCCGAGTCCCTCGGCCAGCTCCGCCCGGTAGATCGCGCTGATCGCCTTCTGCTGACGGTAGAGCCCGTCGTTCACCATGGTGCGCCAGCGGCTGTCCGCGCCCTGTACCATGTTGGCGATGACGCAGTGAGTATGGAGTTGGGGATCCAGGTTCCTGGAAGTGTCGTGCCAGAAAGTGGCGGCCACCGTCTTCTGGCCGCCGGCGTGGACCATCGCTCCGGTAGTCCCGTCCTGCATCCGGGTGAGCACGGCGTTCTTCTCGACCCAGCCCAGCGTCGTCCGCACCGCCCGGTCGTGCGCTTCCACGATGCGCTCGTCGCCGCCGATCATCGCCACCAGCGACACCGACTTGGGAGCCGACATGGTTACGTCCCGGCCGGGGCGGTGCTCGATCTCTCCCTCCTTGCCGCGCCTGCCCAAGTGCGGGCCGTCGGGAACCCTTCCTTCGAGTATCGCCTGGAACGTGTCGGGATCGACCGGGCCGGCGAGCCCCAGCGCCTCCGCCCCCTTGCCCGCCCAGGCGCTCGCCTCGAGGTGCGCCGGATCGTCCTTCGCGTAGTACCCGTCGCGTTGGTAGTAGCTCACCCCCTGGGACGGCGAGGCCACCACGCCGATGGAAGCTACCATACGTTGCGCCCTCCAAAGGGTGCGCGCTTGCGGTGTTCGTGTCGGTCCATGATGCTCACATAGAGGCTTTCTGGGACGAGAACAAGACGCGAATCCACGGTTTCACAGCCCTGTCGCCTCATGGCGGCAATTGTCGGTTGACTGAAGCAGTGGCCCACGTTGGAGGCACCTCGGAGGTCTCGATTTTCCTTGTCCCGCGCCGGTGGGGTTGCTATGGTTCCGGCATCACTGCGGCCATTGCCTTCGACGCTTCGTCGAGCGCCTGACCGAGAGCGGCCTCACCGAGCAGCAGGCCGAAACCCTCGCTGAAGAGCATCTCGCTCTCCTTAAAGCCAACCCTCTTTCCCAGTCATGACGGGATGATCCCATGGCACTGAGTGAACGTGTGCTGGCGGTAATCGCCAAGGTGACACCCGAGGAACTGGCGGAGACGCGCCGTTGGTGCGAGCTCGGGGATCGTGTGCACCTGCTCAGCGATTTGACGGAGGGCCGCGTGAGCCGGACACCCCTGAAACGGAAGCGAACGGATTACATGCGCGAGTACGCGAGGCGGCGGTGCCGGGAGGACCCTGGGTTTCGGCGCAAACGGCTTGCGAGACAGGCGGAGTGGAGGAAGAAGAACCCGGAGAAGATCCGGGAGTACAATCGGGGATACCATGAGCGGCGCTATCAGCAGGATCCGGAGTTTCGTGAGCGGCGGCTGAACTACCTGCGCGAATACCGCCGGGCGCAAAAGGGAGCCGCGAAGTTGAAGGAGGAAAGGGCGAGCCCTGAGATCCCCTGAGACGGCGACGGAACTGACCTCTGCAAGAGAGCAATTCCGTAAAGAAGCCGTTCTTGCCGTACCACTGCGATGCGCTGGGTACCGGCTTAGGGTCTTCACCCTTGTACCGAGCAACCGTCCTTTCCCAAGAGCCAATGGCTATGAGGTGCTCGGACTGCGCTTCCCGTCGCGGTCACACAAGGCAGGCTCGGTCAATGGAGACACCGGCACAATGTTGGTCTTGATGTCAACGCGGGTGCCGGGATGGCTGGCGAGCACGAGCAGTCGGGATAGTGGATCTCTTACATCGCTCTTTCCCGAATGCGGCACTGCTGTCAACTCCATACCCGCGCGCCAGTTGGGTCGCCCTTCTTCAATGTGTGTTCCCGCCAACTGAAAAGGTGAGCCATGAGACGTTGGAGAGTGCTCAGATGCACATACTCGTTGGGATCCGTAATCCCCTGAGCGCGAGCCAGTTCATTATGGCAGATGGCATCCAGGACCCGGAGTATCGGCGGTTCGGTCGACTCCAAGTCTAGTCGCATGGCCTTAGCTCTGCTGAAGGTTTCCTCAGAGTCGTCCCGGGACAGCTCTTGCTCCAGCCTCGTGAAGTCCTTGACGAACTGGGCATGGACCCCGGCCCTCAGACCTGGCACAAAAATCAGCTTGAGGCTGGACACAACTGCCACCAAGAAGCCGATCCACGTGTAAGGCGCAATACCGGCCATTGCACTGGACCCTAGCAGGATCAGGAAGAAGGAAGACAACCGGTCCACGAACTCGAAGTAGGCGCGTCGCCTCAAGTGATATCGGACGGATCGGCGAATTCCGAACATCAATTCATCGCGGGCTCTGTCCATTCCCCACCTACTCATCCTTCGGCGGTGGATTGTCCGGGGCTGGCGGCTGCGGGTTGATAGGCGGTTGGACGGTGTCTGTTACCGAAACCGGTGCCCTGTCCTTTCTTACGAACTCTGACCTTGGCGTTGGCTTGGGGGCCGGGCGGTCCTTCGGATCATCGTTTTGCAATACCTTGCCCTCCGGCTTCTGGGAGGTCCATCCCGACCTCCCAGACTCGCCCTAACACGTCACTGAAAACACGTCAAACGAAAGGAGGCTCAAGTTGCCGGGCTTTTCAGGGATCGTATCCCAACAAGAGGCCAATCGCAAAGTCGAGCATCTCGGGATCATTGTTCAGGAAGTCGGCAGGGAATCTGCCTGCGACCGTGCAATTGTCTTCGAGGACGACGGGGCACCGGCGATTACCGCGACGCCTGATCGGCGGAAGTGACCGCGTTCACGGAGACGCGAGTGGTCGAGTCCAGACATAGATGGCGCTTCTCATTGATGGACTTGCGCGCGATCTTCGGGTATAGGAATGAGACGGCTGGAGCAGCAGACATGGTGACAGCGAGTGTAAACAAGCCCCGCCCGCTCTTCCCATGAAACGTATCCTCTGATTCTTACACCATCTGCAAATCGACATGGCGCGCACCAGCGAAGTTGCGTTGAACGGACACTTGGCCGAGGTCTTGCGGGGCAAGCATCCGCTCTGGAAGAACCATCTCGGTGTAGAGCAGACCG
Encoded here:
- a CDS encoding DUF1640 domain-containing protein, whose protein sequence is MAEAIAFDTHRFVKRLTESGFTEKQAETLAEEHVAFLNTNLATKTDIAAIKADIARVEAGMDALRQETKANIEALRQETRASIEAVKADLLKWLFGALIAQGGLIVTLVKLL
- a CDS encoding UvrD-helicase domain-containing protein, producing the protein MAAGTLFETKRTGLARILFAILHPRHAKAALVSAEAVQLVFGSRFTDIPLGNVEAVDLAGGSLYSGVRIRHAAGDSHVSGLPRTAAFALADALETARREWWRRTLAPQLGKLRSVHHRLVELADPPKYLRADALRELEADAQAVAGSLAARWPEVLSDVPEFQLLRDILDFLEAPADAREKANKAFVVNELGRSREFFDQIEARPLTKEQRRAVVIDERRNLVVAAAGSGKTSVIVAKTGWLVRKGYRRPSELLLLAFARDTRKEMEERMDKRLGAAIARDVTVRTFHGLGLAIIGEAEGKRPALAATAENDRALFELLKGIVADMLADRELSTTVREWFQEGFAPYKSAHEFRNWGEYHDYIRKFDIRSLKGETVRSFEECEIANFLYLNGVAYEYEAPYEHDLATSEKRQYRPDFHLPEHRIYIEHFGIDAAGNTAPFVDREQYQREMAWKRGVHAEHGTVLIETFSHEHTDGRLLRNLTDKLAAHDVELSPIPREDVFAALEQQGRIDPFTRLVATFLQHFKGSRISFADIEGRAGAHRDRERAQAFLAVFRPIFERYQEALARSGEIDFHDMINRATSLVEEGRYRSPFGYILVDEFQDISPSRAQLLKALLDSTPGAQLFAVGDDWQAIYRFGGSDIAVMREFGDHFGAFERIDLTTTFRCSDRIAAVATDFVLRNPAQIRKRVRARRKADRPAVYVGLPGEQKLSLLKETLDRIAEDASQHDGTSEVLLLGRYRHLRPRNLSTLPKQYPGLRFTWMTIHRSKGLEADYAVILGLCSGKHGFPVEIADDPLLDLVLAAPEAHPNAEERRLLYVAITRARRQVFLLADGGPPSEFVSELIDGGYDVNVFGRPPEGDVSCPRCTRGRIVRRESTRDGSVFYGCSNFPLCEQTARACPACGSGLPVRSGEAYRCRDCGGEIETCPVCDGWLNTRMGPYGRFLGCSNWPDCDYTRNLRKSKKGTGLR
- a CDS encoding thermonuclease family protein, giving the protein MRRLIPVLLFLLTGCGGGGTSSSPRLEAPEPPRAVRVVDADTIDIDGIRYRLHGIDAPESYQTCRAWGQTWECGEAATQALLSHADNISCTGEASDRYGRVVGRCTARGVDVNAWLVREGWALAAYSTDYNDEEADARAQRRGIHRGVFVDPADRRRGQRLKGEDTIAGNFTPGTVDIPHLANGLLWGTVTVDGQLLDHSVFGITAAGDAVSFGDWQATDPDVTGSATWTGDMTAITHAGDERAAGSARLTVKDLGRPIMDLTLSSADASAFAALHWSDIPIHEGAFSASDGSMHGRFYGPQHPEASGVFYRDGWRGAFGVSR
- a CDS encoding relaxase domain-containing protein is translated as MVASIGVVASPSQGVSYYQRDGYYAKDDPAHLEASAWAGKGAEALGLAGPVDPDTFQAILEGRVPDGPHLGRRGKEGEIEHRPGRDVTMSAPKSVSLVAMIGGDERIVEAHDRAVRTTLGWVEKNAVLTRMQDGTTGAMVHAGGQKTVAATFWHDTSRNLDPQLHTHCVIANMVQGADSRWRTMVNDGLYRQQKAISAIYRAELAEGLGRLGYELERTHPDGRFEISGIPREVIEAFSTRRAEIEAAMKERGFDDPSDDKRLADRAALMTRAAKRDVDKGELRQVWDLQAQSLGFSPEPIMDRAAEREPETSTWAPAGREALLSGEEYFVTGAVDWAVEHLSERQAVFSHADLLAATLSQEPGSATVQEAEWAIEALERDGKLHGAIGPEHGRHWATEAAVAREWETVERMREGKDAGERLMRGWVATAKLHRGRLNEGQKEAVKLLLSSTDRVVGVQGYAGTGKTTMLDRFRSLAESAGYRVKGLAPSASAARTLGRESGIRSETLQRYLTRHAGIVEGRATPRSLRELRAAQARTVLVVDESSLASSEQMRGLLRIATALRLPRVVLVGDEKQLDGVEAGKPFAQLKAAGMATAAVDEIVRQRDVDLKEAVRASLAGEVRIAFEKLGDRITRVEPEHLGRDAAERWLALSPEKRKTAGVIAPTRALRDAINETIRERLLAEGAVHGSAHEVRKLVSRGLTRAEMTRSGNYEIGDTVIFNRCYKTLGVEKNDARQVARVDAGGSRVHLRDDRGNLVEWNPVRIAAAKGGVEVFRSETMELRSGDRIRFTRNDPSSDLTNGQVAEVESLDKDGVRFRLEDGTPAKLGGKDAQLGHIDHAWAATIHSFQGRTVDQIIAAMPAGNRELVNQKSFYVAISRARDAADLVTDDPERLADQLQRVTGERVAALDAVAQEAELDVGKEGQVAFDLEVGEAESPNDGVERAPEVDRESDRTDGREGWTDPEMERDGDPQDSAPQSERENMPAPEEILRELDLDL